One Chanodichthys erythropterus isolate Z2021 chromosome 10, ASM2448905v1, whole genome shotgun sequence DNA segment encodes these proteins:
- the si:ch1073-335m2.2 gene encoding msx2-interacting protein isoform X3: MVRETRHLWVGNLPEHVREEKIVEHFKRYGRVESVKVLRKRGSEGGVAAFVDFVDIKSAQKAHNAVNKMGDRDLRTDYNEPGSVPSAVRGLEDGTPSSSHGREVAGFSRSTVGPVYGPPVSLHTREGRYERRLDGSSDSRERAYEHSPYGHHERSGTFDRPRHYNTDYYRDRSMFASGVSSSPAASALSGGFDASESHFESRIRDPFTLSSSARRDPYRDDRGRRADRTYHHHRRSRSSHSSQSRHPSPQRSAGQTPKAAHSPKRAPVSPSRGPRSRSRSPSSSSDSVSSTSSTGSGSSDSNSSSSEGSRARSVQSTATHAPPAPPVLALDSDEPRRSFGIRVQNLPTRSTDTSLKDGLFHEFKKYGKVTSVQIHGASEERYGLVFFRQQEDQEKALSVSKGKLFFGMLIEVTAWNGPETESENEFRPLDGRIDEFHPKATRTLFIGNLEKTTNYQQLLDVFQRFGEIVDIDIKRVNGIPQYAFVQYSDIASVCKAIKKMDGEYLGTNRLKLGFGKSMPTACVWLDGLTSNITEQYLTRHFCRYGPVVKVVFDRLKGMALILYNNTDFAQAAVRETKGWKIGGNKIKMKTKAKLEMAGRINTDAAVVDFASQESQMAFYRSMQASGQDIRDFYDIPSERREERRTPYHEFSAERAYYENVRTPGIYAEDPRRDYPGRSRDRYAELDHYQGEHYDPRYHEDPREYRDYRDPFEDIRKYSYIQRERERERERFEADRGRWSPSHQRRPLTPSASPSPSDRVSREAERRVYRHSSERSGSCSSLSPPPPQFEKSEKSPVDYKSEGLEREMEQTEAERASGAESKKRSRRKEKADREKGEKAKQRRGKVQSPTVPHSEAEREASLDLGSGKVKVSDLESQERQKHKGDKEPSPTDHVTRLESQKGERLDQCKSESLDRDGKGKSKKHLKSDSGSDGKDSLLDSDRLAARKRRFGDPSGKTIRQKRGRLEDDLVSAISQPAEFAMNTGFAKETDVDVKAEKEAQKREHSKSRIGSHYSQREELDSTTRGTSQGPPLRPGELSEVDILDSKSHPVPRRFSNDGTSDKDNKVRDEYLENIDLSQSYRKQMEQNRRLRQQLQTPDKPGKTETHQGIDAEDLEHRSLVHEVGKPPQDVTDTSPPSKIKKQESFEMEMSAKRERIYRTVRQKSEDLEWNNTNSPRFQHAPLQREEEYADPRIQMTVREVKEPSKPEDNVPLDLELASKRMQTSQMSKMSTSLQDEQQRRWESQLKQDLLPDFSRTSEKRRLNRKYLDYGLWPDLEPGEVRSDSEEDRENKPNSPAPSTSVSFSERHRPDRLSESKLTSSLERHKFRSFADDQTITPDTKALLERAKSLSSSREDNWSFLDYDSHFASFRSRKDTEKVESAPRPTPSWYMKKKKIRSESEDKVDDRKEDPKPEEQERRELFASRFLHSSIFEQDSRRLQHLEQKHEDPEHGIGYLYSQQGPAEGQPDPEPVVLFHSRFLELTRLQQQKNKEQIPQNTKHEESIDATRVSKTPEEEQAPQQQNAAEPSIHQAEIKSISPVQAPQTSPVQAPQISPPALAAKESLPSAETECADTPTYNLLDPSMKEEDKEHELPSAQSLKPLLEEPSEPNCSPECQESKIPVEEIVLKTNDFESAPETNQVVVELLSSNETPASNLQPETEPPVKFPESQSPLSSIPSEQHEKEPEPPVTEAESNSTDDQKVADNYPVEEAVSPPPKSRNKKAKTSPTTPVTTPLPATPDKQSTRKSVRIDKEKLKRSSSPRGVASKAVPDSKSASKSPGHSTEMEQGTEQNVPSRARRRNVRSVYAKPFEDENALQPGKDAESPRAVRKRGVDKDVGTDVETVTAAPLKRGRPPKNRRQAEDVPAGKTERSKSTESKELDAIEMNSEDVPKVGKGKFSPHTQKGVSPVNVSASGNGKKGDKMEKISESSKLITEENSLVLKNLTIRLDVTEVKAMLQTSEDEPGADDSPKKSSPGVSSKDEVLEAKFENNAMDEVNNCEGETLPASTKAIEPDVALLSRELELEQAVENIAKLTEDASPPPFKSNLTKAQRSLAEEPERDSEEEKPANPSSETELAAAIDSITSEDTSCTLPQEQIINSAVDSDADMQTLGSSSKVSETCVSTTVEETITTPKKVCKGRAKASKKGKGQKGAGSKKEPFKDAVLDAENIPVKSPESIPTELPTVTERSPTSTAVVITSSSKQGVTLTAPNADIPNEPELPLKTEMDIPKSSPALSRSPTSKYQPYSYKNTSPSMSPTRTCLKNLSSYPSRISVSPTERFNQPKEAGVLSPPQTSVESPTLPSDTPVHDANSGDLRKILTKPRTGPVLDIGATSGNMHPHSVRESDITPDVVTSKSAHQDNRQPSVSAQPVVRQPASIPSPETKQIFSEKSVISVIASTPTSVISRVCNPPDSEDKPNVPIGNPFLDKQPPKQIYQPSLEESSTYHGPPVGEEGGNAGRYIVESTSLSTGSSTGLRVQTSEGVVVLSHSGQKMEGPHRISAKISQIPPASAVDIESQQLVSMPQIKQELYSASQPPSSKCSLPSDHGHSMKPQLNVSTIKQESALDKLESSYTPVQSGVVKILQQTPGPSQVMSYHHTVMKHPKKGDGSESLSVDGVKPAWVPTISPAISPHLPPAASNHVGFIAGTSTDRTPSLIQPKQEPRSPRKSGHPHSPFAKVSSPIGSSSPKGVSMVLPPGLPPLSPYVSTVHHSEQSVIMPPHNAHSGIGRMSPHRVGPIGHLTQGEVRVNTPPLSMMNYAIHSESLTSSWPPGQQRPTSPQAVGNREMVLKVNTANARSHDGGEEEARRFHTSLGRPPAAQLKPESIPAEYRGALPSGLPIERFNMSPRDMRVLIHHQQSDRPTAELHQVHVPENMPPSSTPTSMAASLSPRPHLLAKGVSEKDPSKTSELRRAQTPPSKEGMMAIRSAMPPMASPQRVQLMTPGAGTSFPEYSAMYTNLRPTHAQFADNSPMGINQSTHSIPQSQATQEPESSQPQAEAKVELVGHQPVNMVQLLTKYPIVWQGLLALKNDTAAVQLHFLCGNKALGLRSLPLPESGGILRIVQRMRLEAQQLEGVARRMTGESDFCLLLAMPCGVNQDDVLNQTQALKSAFINYLQAKLAAGIINVPNPGSNQPAYVLQIFPPCEFSESHLSRLAPDLLSQISSISPHLMIVITSV; encoded by the exons CAGCTCTGACAGTCGGGAGCGAGCGTACGAGCACAGTCCTTACGGACACCACGAGCGCAGCGGCACATTCGACAGGCCGCGGCACTACAACACAGACTATTACAGGGACCGTTCTATGTTTGCCTCCGGGGTCAGCTCCAGCCCGGCCGCTAGTGCTCTTAGCGGTGGCTTTGATGCGTCCGAGTCTCACTTTGAGTCTCGGATTCGTGACCCTTTTACCCTTTCCAGTTCCGCTCGCCGCGACCCGTACCGGGACGATAGGGGCCGGCGCGCTGACCGGACGTACCACCATCATCGGCGGAGCCGGTCCTCGCACTCTTCCCAGTCCCGGCACCCGTCGCCTCAGAGGAGCGCGGGACAGACCCCTAAAGCCGCCCACTCGCCCAAAAGAGCGCCCGTGTCTCCCAGCCGGGGCCCGCGCTCGCGCTCACGCAGCCCGTCTTCAAGCTCGGACTCGGTCAGCAGCACCAGCAGCACTGGCAGCGGCAG cagtgattcaaacaGCAGCTCCAGTGAAGGGTCGCGAGCGCGCTCAGTGCAGTCTACGGCCACTCACGCTCCTCCTGCTCCTCCTGTGCTCGCGCTGGACTCTGACGAGCCACGGAGGAGCTTCGGCATCAGAGTCCAGAACCTCCCGACACGATCCACAG ATACGAGTTTGAAAGACGGGCTCTTTCACGAGTTTAAGAAGTATGGGAAGGTGACATCGGTGCAGATCCACGGGGCGTCGGAAGAGCGCTACGGTTTGGTGTTCTTCCGACAGCAGGAGGACCAGGAGAAAGCCCTCAGCGTGTCCAAAGGGAAGCTCTTCTTCGGGATGCTGATCGAGGTCACGGCCTGGAACGGCCCCGAGACGGAGAGCGAGAATGAGTTTCGTCCCCTGGACGGACGCATCGACGAGTTTCACCCCAAGGCCACTCGTACGCTGTTTATCGGAAACCTGGAGAAGACCACCAACTATCAGCAGCTACTCGACGTCTTCCAGCGCTTCGGGGAGATTGTG GATATTGATATCAAGAGGGTGAATGGCATTCCCCAGTATGCATTTGTTCAATACTCTGATATTGCAAGTGTTTGTAAAGCCATTAAGAAAATGGATGGAGAGTATCTCGGCACCAACAGACTGAAG CTTGGGTTTGGGAAGAGTATGCCGACAGCATGCGTGTGGTTGGACGGGCTGACCTCGAATATCACAGAGCAGTACCTCACACGACACTTCTGTCGCTACGGACCCGTCGTTAAG GTTGTGTTTGATAGGTTAAAAGGAATGGCTCTTATTCTGTACAACAACACTGATTTTGCCCAAGCAGCTGTTAGAGAAACCAAAGGATGGAAGATAGGAGGGAACAAAATTAAG ATGAAGACTAAGGCAAAATTAGAAATGGCTGGCAGAATTAACACTGATGCAGCtgtg GTTGATTTTGCCAGTCAGGAGAGTCAAATGGCTTTCTATCGATCTATGCAGGCATCAGGGCAGGACATCCGTGACTTTTATGATATTCCATCAGAGAGGAG gGAAGAGAGGCGAACTCCTTATCATGAGTTTTCAGCTGAGCGGGCATATTACGAGAATGTAAGGACTCCTGGCATTTACGCCGAAGACCCCCGTCGAGACTATCCTGGTCGCAGTCGCGATCGCTATGCAGAGTTGGATCATTACCAAGGAGAACATTACGATCCCCGCTATCATGAGGACCCACGGGAATACAGAGATTATCGAGACCCTTTTGAGGACATCAGGAAGTACAGCTATATCCAGCGTGAACGTGAACGGGAGCGGGAGCGATTTGAGGCCGATCGAGGCAGATGGAGCCCGTCTCATCAGCGTCGTCCCTTAACTCCCTCTGCTTCACCCTCACCTTCTGATCGAGTCTCACGAGAAGCTGAAAGACGCGTGTACAGACACTCCTCTGAGAGATCTGGAAGCTGCAGCTCACTGTCTCCACCTCCACCTCAGTTTGAGAAATCTGAGAAATCGCCAGTAGATTACAAATCAGAAGGACTGGAGAGAGAAATGGAGCAGACCGAAGCAGAGCGTGCAAGTGGAGCGGAGAGCAAGAAGCGTAGCAGACGCAAGGAaaaggctgacagagagaaggGAGAGAAAGCAAAGCAAAGGAGAGGCAAAGTGCAGTCTCCCACTGTTCCTCATTCTGAAGCAGAGAGAGAGGCTAGTCTGGATTTGGGTTCTGGGAAAGTAAAAGTTTCAGATTTAGAGAGTCAAGAAAGGCAGAAGCATAAAGGGGACAAAGAACCCTCTCCTACTGACCACGTTACTCGCCTCGAGTCTCAAAAGGGAGAGAGACTCGATCAGTGCAAAAGTGAGTCGTTAGACAGGGATGGGAAAGGAAAGTcaaagaaacatttaaaatctgACTCTGGTAGTGATGGCAAAGATTCCCTTTTAGATTCTGACAGACTTGCAGCGAGAAAGAGGCGGTTTGGTGATCCCAGTGGGAAAACTATAAGACAGAAAAGAGGCCGTCTAGAGGATGATCTAGTTTCTGCGATTAGCCAACCTGCAGAATTTGCAATGAACACAGGATTTGCAAAAGAGACTGATGTTGATGTGAAAGCAGAGAAAGAGGCTCAAAAAAGAGAACACTCCAAATCCAGGATTGGTTCTCATTATAGTCAAAGGGAAGAGCTGGATAGCACTACGAGAGGGACGTCTCAAGGCCCACCATTACGACCAGGTGAATTATCTGAAGTGGATATTTTGGACTCAAAATCGCACCCTGTGCCTAGGCGATTTTCAAACGATGGAACCTCAGATAAGGACAACAAAGTAAGGGACGAATATCTAGAAAATATTGACCTTTCTCAGAGTTACCGCAAACAGATGGAGCAAAACCGGCGGCTACGGCAGCAGCTGCAGACGCCTGATAAACCAGGAAAGACAGAAACTCATCAAGGTATAGATGCAGAAGATCTTGAGCATCGTAGTCTGGTGCATGAGGTTGGCAAGCCTCCGCAGGATGTAACCGATACCTCACCTCCAAGTAAGATCAAGAAACAAGAGTCCTTTGAGATGGAAATGAGTGCTAAGAGGGAAAGGATTTACCGAACAGTTCGGCAAAAGAGTGAAGACCTTGAGTGGAATAACACAAACTCTCCAAGGTTTCAGCATGCCCCGCTACAAAGAGAGGAAGAATATGCAGACCCCCGTATTCAAATGACTGTGAGAGAAGTAAAAGAACCCTCAAAACCTGAAGATAATGTTCCATTAGATCTGGAACTTGCCAGTAAACGGATGCAAACCTCACAGATGTCAAAGATGAGTACATCGCTACAAGATGAGCAGCAAAGACGATGGGAGAGTCAACTAAAGCAAGACTTGTTACCAGACTTTTCAAGGACCTCTGAGAAAAGACGTCTCAATCGGAAGTACTTGGATTATGGACTTTGGCCTGATTTGGAACCTGGTGAAGTGCGTTCTGACTCTGAAGAGGATCGTGAAAATAAGCCCAACTCTCCTGCGCCATCAACTTCTGTATCTTTCTCTGAAAGGCATCGTCCAGACAGGTTGTCAGAGTCCAAGCTAACATCCTCTCTAGAGAGACACAAATTCCGTTCTTTTGCAGATGATCAGACAATCACTCCAGATACTAAAGCTTTGTTAGAGCGTGCAAAGTCTTTGTCCTCCTCAAGAGAAGACAACTGGTCTTTCCTTGATTATGATTCACATTTTGCCAGTTTCAGAAGTAGAAAGGACACCGAAAAGGTAGAGTCAGCACCAAGACCAACTCCCTCATGGTacatgaagaagaaaaaaattcgAAGTGAGTCTGAAGACAAAGTGGATGACAGGAAAGAAGATCCAAAGCCAGAAGAACAGGAGAGACGAGAGTTGTTTGCGTCGCGTTTTTTGCACAGTTCTATTTTTGAGCAGGATTCAAGGCGTCTCCAGCATCTGGAGCAAAAGCATGAGGACCCTGAACATGGTATTGGATATCTGTACTCTCAGCAAGGCCCAGCAGAAGGGCAGCCTGACCCAGAACCAGTTGTGCTTTTCCATAGCCGTTTCTTGGAGCTAACAAGGTTGCAGCAACAGAAGAATAAAGAACAAATCCCTCAAAATACCAAGCATGAAGAATCCATAGATGCAACTAGAGTAAGTAAAACACCAGAGGAAGAACAAGCTCCACAGCAACAAAATGCTGCTGAACCTAGTATCCATCAAGCTGAGATCAAATCAATTAGCCCTGTTCAGGCTCCTCAGACTAGTCCTGTCCAAGCTCCTCAAATATCACCGCCTGCTTTAGCAGCCAAAGAATCCTTGCCATCAGCAGAAACAGAATGTGCTGATACTCCTACCTATAATTTGCTTGATCCTTCCATGAAGGAGGAAGATAAAGAGCATGAATTGCCCTCAGCTCAGTCATTAAAGCCTTTACTTGAGGAACCCTCAGAACCCAATTGTTCTCCAGAATGCCAAGAGTCAAAGATACCAGTCGAGGAGATTGTATTGAAGACTAATGACTTTGAAAGTGCTCCTGAAACCAACCAAGTTGTTGTAGAACTGCTCTCGAGCAACGAAACACCAGCCAGCAATTTGCAACCAGAGACCGAGCCTCCAGTCAAGTTTCCTGAATCCCAAAGTCCCCTCTCAAGTATCCCTTCTGAGCAACATGAAAAGGAACCTGAGCCACCTGTTACAGAGGCTGAATCTAACAGTACAGATGATCAGAAAGTTGCTGATAATTATCCAGTTGAAGAAGCTGTGTCTCCCCCTCCAAAGTCAAGAAATAAAAAAGCTAAAACCTCTCCTACCACACCGGTAACTACACCTCTGCCTGCTACCCCAGACAAACAGAGTACCCGCAAAAGTGTGCGCATTgacaaagaaaaactgaaacGCTCATCTTCTCCAAGAGGAGTGGCATCCAAGGCAGTACCTGATTCAAAGTCAGCAAGTAAGTCCCCTGGGCACAGCACAGAAATGGAGCAAGGTACAGAGCAAAATGTACCATCTAGGGCAAGACGTAGGAATGTGCGTTCTGTTTATGCTAAACCATTTGAAGATGAAAATGCTCTGCAACCTGGAAAAGATGCTGAATCACCTCGTGCTGTGCGGAAGCGTGGCGTAGATAAAGATGTGGGTACTGATGTAGAGACTGTTACTGCAGCACCCTTGAAACGGGGACGCCCCCCCAAGAATCGACGCCAAGCAGAGGATGTACCAGCAGGAAAAACTGAACGGTCAAAATCAACTGAGTCTAAAGAATTGGATGCAATTGAGATGAACAGTGAGGATGTTCCCAAAGTAGGTAAAGGCAAATTTTCACCCCACACACAAAAAGGAGTAAGTCCAGTGAATGTATCTGCATCTGGAAATGGAAAAAAGGGAGACAAAATGGAGAAAATATCAGAAAGTTCCAAACTCATTACTGAAGAAAACTCTCTTGTTCTTAAAAACCTTACAATTCGGCTTGATGTGACCGAGGTAAAGGCAATGCTTCAGACTAGTGAAGATGAACCTGGAGCTGATGATTCTCCCAAAAAGAGCTCACCTGGTGTGTCTTCAAAGGATGAGGTACTAGAAGCTAAATTTGAAAATAATGCCATGGATGAAGTTAATAATTGTGAAGGAGAAACATTGCCTGCTTCAACAAAAGCCATTGAGCCAGATGTAGCTTTGCTGTCTCGAGAGCTGGAGCTTGAGCAAGCTGTTGAGAATATTGCAAAGCTGACAGAAGATGCATCTCCTCCTCCGTTCAAAAGTAACTTGACAAAGGCACAACGTTCATTAGCTGAAGAACCAGAGCGTGACTCAGAAGAAGAAAAGCCTGCAAATCCATCCAGTGAAACAGAACTTGCTGCTGCTATAGATTCCATTACGTCAGAGGACACATCTTGTACCCTGCCacaagaacaaataatcaactCTGCTGTAGATTCGGATGCTGATATGCAGACGCTTGGATCCAGTTCAAAAGTATCTGAAACCTGTGTTAGCACAACAGTTGAGGAGACCATAACCACTCCTAAAAAAGTGTGTAAAGGCAGAGCAAAAGCTTCAAAGAAGGGCAAAGGCCAAAAGGGTGCTGGAAGCAAAAAGGAACCCTTCAAAGATGCAGTTTTGGATGCTGAAAACATCCCTGTGAAGTCACCAGAATCCATACCCACCGAACTTCCAACAGTCACAGAAAGATCACCCACAAGTACAGCTGTTGTCATTACTTCATCGTCCAAGCAGGGTGTAACTTTAACAGCGCCTAATGCAGACATTCCAAACGAACCTGAGTTGCCTCTTAAAACTGAGATGGATATCCCAAAATCTTCTCCTGCTCTCAGCAGAAGCCCAACATCCAAGTATCAGCCTTAttcatacaaaaacacatcccCCTCAATGTCTCCAACAAGAACTTGCCTCAAGAATTTATCCTCATACCCAAGCAGGATTTCTGTTTCCCCAACAGAGCGCTTCAATCAGCCAAAAGAAGCTGGGGTCCTCTCCCCTCCACAGACCTCTGTAGAGAGCCCGACATTACCCTCAGATACCCCTGTTCATGATGCCAACTCAGGTGATTTGCGTAAAATCCTCACAAAGCCTAGAACTGGCCCAGTGTTGGACATTGGTGCTACATCTGGGAATATGCATCCTCATTCTGTAAGGGAAAGTGACATTACACCAGATGTGGTAACCAGCAAAAGTGCTCATCAAGATAACAGGCAACCCTCCGTTTCAGCCCAACCTGTAGTTCGACAACCTGCTTCTATACCATCCCCGGAAACAAAGCAGATCTTCAGTGAGAAGTCCGTTATTTCGGTTATTGCTTCCACTCCTACCTCTGTCATCAGTCGAGTTTGCAATCCCCCTGACTCAGAGGATAAGCCAAATGTTCCCATTGGAAATCCCTTTCTCGACAAACAACCTCCAAAACAGATTTACCAGCCAAGCTTGGAGGAAAGCAGTACTTACCATGGTCCACCAGTCGGTGAGGAAGGTGGAAATGCTGGTCGTTATATTGTGGAGAGTACATCGCTGAGTACAGGTTCAAGCACAGGACTGAGAGTTCAGACATCAGAAGGTGTAGTGGTGCTGAGTCATTCTGGACAGAAAATGGAGGGGCCACATCGCATAAGTGCCAAAATCAGCCAGATCCCACCTGCCAGTGCTGTGGACATAGAGTCACAGCAGCTGGTGTCCATGCCCCAGATCAAGCAGGAACTTTACAGTGCCTCCCAGCCACCATCTTCGAAATGCTCACTTCCTTCAGATCATGGGCATTCAATGAAACCACAACTAAATGTCTCCACAATTAAACAAGAGTCTGCACTGGACAAATTAGAATCCTCTTACACTCCAGTTCAAAGTGGAGTTGTTAAAATATTGCAACAAACGCCTGGCCCATCACAGGTCATGAGTTACCATCATACTGTGATGAAGCACCCCAAGAAGGGAGATGGGTCAGAGTCCCTCAGCGTGGATGGCGTGAAACCTGCCTGGGTCCCAACTATTAGTCCGGCTATAAGTCCACATCTTCCCCCAGCAGCAAGCAATCATGTTGGGTTCATAGCTGGCACATCGACAGATCGAACTCCGTCACTTATTCAACCTAAGCAGGAGCCGCGATCTCCCAGGAAATCTGGACACCCTCATTCTCCTTTTGCCAAAGTGTCGTCTCCTATAGGCTCTTCATCTCCAAAAGGTGTGTCTATGGTCCTTCCCCCTGGGTTACCCCCTCTGTCCCCATATGTTTCCACTGTCCACCACTCTGAGCAGTCTGTGATCATGCCCCCACACAATGCTCACAGTGGTATTGGAAGAATGTCACCACACCGTGTTGGCCCAATAGGGCACCTCACTCAGGGTGAGGTAAGAGTGAACACTCCTCCTCTCTCTATGATGAACTATGCCATTCACTCTGAAAGCCTCACTTCCTCTTGGCCACCTGGCCAGCAGCGACCCACATCTCCCCAGGCCGTGGGGAACAGGGAAATGGTCCTCAAAGTTAACACAGCCAATGCAAGAAGCCATGATGGGGGGGAAGAAGAGGCAAGGCGTTTCCATACATCTCTTGGAAGACCACCAGCTGCTCAACTGAAACCAGAATCCATACCAGCAGAATATCGTGGAGCTCTCCCCAGTGGTTTACCAATCGAACGATTCAACATGTCACCAAGAGACATGCGAGTACTCATTCACCACCAGCAAAGCGATCGTCCCACTGCAGAATTACACCAGGTGCATGTCCCTGAGAACATGCCACCCTCTTCAACTCCTACCAGCATGGCGGCATCTCTTTCCCCTCGGCCACACTTGTTAGCAAAGGGAGTATCTGAGAAGGACCCCTCGAAAACATCAGAGCTTAGGAGGGCACAGACCCCTCCCAGTAAGGAGGGAATGATGGCAATCCGTAGTGCAATGCCTCCCATGGCTTCTCCTCAGAGAGTTCAGCTGATGACACCAGGAGCTGGAACATCCTTCCCTGAATATTCAGCCATGTATACAAACCTACGGCCCACCCACGCTCAGTTTGCTGATAATTCTCCAATGGGGATTAACCAGTCCACCCATAGCATCCCACAATCACAGGCAA CTCAAGAGCCAGAGTCAAGTCAGCCACAAGCTGAAGCTAAAGTGGAGTTGGTTGGACATCAGCCGGTGAATATGGTGCAGCTTCTGACG AAATACCCTATTGTGTGGCAAGGCCTACTGGCACTGAAGAATGATACAGCAGCGGTTCAGCTGCATTTCTTATGTGGAAACAAAGCTCTTGGCCTGCGGTCTTTGCCTCTCCCGGAGAGTGGAGGGATTCTCCGCATCGTACAGAGAATGAGGCTGGAGGCGCAGCAGTTGGAGGGAGTCGCTCGCAGAATGACG GGGGAGAGTGACTTCTGCCTCCTGTTGGCCATGCCGTGTGGCGTCAACCAGGACGACGTGTTGAACCAAACGCAGGCGCTCAAATCTGCCTTCATCAATTACCTGCAGGCCAAACTGGCGGCTGGAATCATCAACGTCCCCAATCCCGGCTCCAATCAG CCTGCCTACGTGCTGCAGATCTTCCCACCGTGCGAGTTTTCCGAGAGCCACCTGTCGCGGCTCGCTCCGGACCTCCTCAGCCAGATCTCCAGCATCTCTCCGCACCTCATGATTGTCATCACCTCTGTGTGA